In Thauera sp. JM12B12, one DNA window encodes the following:
- a CDS encoding branched-chain amino acid ABC transporter permease, with translation MEIFGVPSALLGSQLLVGLINGSFYAILSLGLAIIFGLLNIINFTHGAQYMMGAFVAWIALNKLGINYWVALLFAPIVIGALGVVIERTMLRKLYKLDHLYGLLLTFGLALIFEGIFRDQYGISGQSYPVPELLQGGVNLGFMFLPIYRGWVVVAALTVCFATWFIIEKTKLGAYLRAGTENPQIVQALGINVPLLITFTYGFGVALAAFAGVLAAPIYQVSPLMGSNLIIVVFAVVVIGGMGSIMGSILTGIGLGLIEGLTRVFYPEASAVVVFVIMVIVLLVRPAGLFGKA, from the coding sequence ATGGAAATCTTCGGTGTCCCGAGCGCGCTGCTCGGCAGCCAGCTGCTGGTCGGCCTCATCAACGGTTCGTTCTACGCGATCCTGAGCCTGGGCCTGGCGATCATCTTCGGGCTGCTCAACATCATCAACTTCACCCACGGCGCCCAGTACATGATGGGTGCGTTCGTGGCGTGGATCGCGCTCAACAAGCTCGGCATCAACTACTGGGTGGCGCTGCTGTTCGCGCCCATCGTCATCGGCGCCCTCGGCGTGGTCATCGAGCGCACGATGCTGCGCAAGCTCTACAAGCTCGACCACCTCTACGGCTTGCTCCTCACCTTCGGCCTGGCGCTGATCTTCGAGGGCATCTTCCGCGACCAGTACGGCATCTCGGGTCAGTCCTACCCCGTGCCCGAACTGCTGCAGGGCGGGGTGAACCTCGGCTTCATGTTCCTGCCGATCTATCGCGGCTGGGTGGTGGTCGCGGCGCTGACGGTGTGCTTCGCCACCTGGTTCATCATCGAGAAGACCAAGCTCGGCGCCTACCTGCGCGCCGGCACCGAGAATCCGCAGATCGTCCAGGCGCTCGGCATCAACGTGCCCTTGCTGATCACCTTCACCTACGGCTTCGGCGTGGCGCTCGCGGCCTTCGCCGGCGTCCTGGCCGCGCCGATCTATCAGGTCAGCCCGCTGATGGGTTCGAACCTGATCATCGTGGTGTTCGCGGTGGTGGTGATCGGCGGCATGGGGTCGATCATGGGCTCCATCCTCACCGGCATCGGCCTCGGGCTGATCGAGGGTCTGACCCGGGTCTTCTACCCGGAAGCCTCGGCGGTGGTGGTGTTCGTGATCATGGTGATCGTGCTGCTGGTGCGGCCGGCCGGTCTGTTCGGCAAGGCCTGA
- a CDS encoding ABC transporter ATP-binding protein: MSEFILETRGLTKEFKGFVAVSDVNLKVQKGHIHALIGPNGAGKTTVFNLLTKFLPPTSGAILFEGKDITREAPAVTARRGMVRSFQISATFPNLTVLENVRIGLQRRLGTEFHFWRSAKSLEILNDEAMALLEAVDLTSFADTFTAEMPYGRKRALEIATTLALEPRMMLLDEPTQGMGSEDIARVVELIRKVSANRTILMVEHNLSVVANLCDRITVLTRGSVLAEGSYAEVSKNPKVLEAYVGSDDMSDAHH; this comes from the coding sequence TTGAGCGAGTTCATTCTCGAAACCCGTGGACTCACCAAGGAGTTCAAGGGCTTCGTCGCTGTATCCGACGTCAACCTGAAGGTGCAGAAAGGGCATATCCACGCCCTCATCGGCCCCAACGGCGCAGGAAAGACCACGGTCTTCAACCTGCTGACCAAGTTCCTGCCGCCGACCTCGGGGGCGATCCTCTTCGAGGGCAAGGACATCACCCGCGAGGCGCCGGCGGTGACCGCGCGCCGCGGCATGGTGCGCTCCTTCCAGATCTCGGCGACCTTCCCCAATCTCACCGTGCTCGAGAACGTGCGCATCGGGCTGCAGCGCCGGCTCGGGACGGAGTTCCATTTCTGGCGCTCGGCGAAGTCGCTGGAGATCCTCAACGACGAGGCGATGGCGCTGCTCGAGGCGGTCGATCTGACCTCCTTCGCCGACACCTTCACCGCCGAGATGCCCTACGGGCGCAAGCGTGCGCTGGAGATCGCAACCACGCTCGCGCTCGAGCCGCGCATGATGCTGCTCGACGAACCCACCCAGGGCATGGGCAGCGAGGACATCGCGCGCGTGGTCGAGCTCATCCGCAAGGTGTCGGCCAATCGCACCATCCTGATGGTCGAGCACAACCTGTCGGTGGTCGCCAACCTGTGCGACCGCATCACCGTGCTCACCCGCGGCAGCGTCCTCGCCGAGGGTAGCTACGCCGAAGTGTCGAAGAACCCCAAGGTGCTCGAGGCCTATGTCGGTTCGGACGACATGAGCGACGCCCACCACTGA
- a CDS encoding VWA domain-containing protein produces MLIDFFLHLKARKLPVSTREFLTVLEGLRDHVCGPSLDDFYFFARTCLVKDESLYDRFDQAFGEYFKGVTALPGLELDLPEEWLRAMARKHLSAEEIARLEKLGWDKLMDEFRKRLDEQKGRHQGGNKWIGTGGSSPFGNNGTHPEGIRVGGESAGNRTAVKVWDKREFRNLDDSVELGTRNIKVALRRLRRFAREGAAEELDLDGTIAATARNAGWLDLHMRPERHNAVKVLLFLDVGGSMDDHIKVCEELFSACRLEFKHLEHFYFHNCVYEGVWRDNHRRHSERLPLLDVIHKYGPDYKLIFVGDATMSPYEILHPHGSVEHMNAEAGATWLRRLLDAYPAAAWLNPEPERLWPYRKSIELIQQIVGGRMFPLTLDGLARAMQSLSRKH; encoded by the coding sequence ATGCTGATCGACTTCTTCCTGCACCTGAAGGCGCGCAAGCTGCCGGTCTCGACGCGCGAGTTCCTCACCGTGCTCGAGGGGCTGCGCGATCATGTGTGCGGCCCGTCGCTCGACGACTTCTACTTTTTCGCGCGCACCTGCCTGGTCAAGGACGAATCGCTCTACGACCGCTTCGACCAGGCCTTCGGAGAGTACTTCAAGGGCGTCACCGCCCTGCCCGGGCTGGAACTCGACCTGCCCGAGGAGTGGCTGCGCGCGATGGCGCGCAAGCACCTCTCGGCGGAGGAGATCGCCCGCCTCGAGAAGCTCGGCTGGGACAAGCTGATGGACGAATTCCGCAAGCGCCTCGACGAGCAGAAGGGTCGCCACCAGGGCGGCAACAAGTGGATCGGCACCGGCGGCAGCTCGCCCTTCGGCAACAACGGCACCCACCCGGAAGGCATCCGCGTCGGCGGCGAATCCGCGGGCAACCGCACGGCGGTGAAGGTGTGGGACAAGCGCGAGTTCCGCAACCTCGACGACTCGGTCGAGCTCGGCACGCGCAACATCAAGGTCGCGCTGCGCCGGTTGCGCCGCTTCGCCCGCGAGGGGGCGGCCGAGGAACTCGATCTCGACGGCACCATTGCCGCCACCGCGCGCAACGCCGGCTGGCTCGACCTCCACATGCGCCCGGAGCGCCACAACGCGGTCAAGGTGCTGCTGTTCCTCGACGTCGGCGGCTCGATGGACGACCACATCAAGGTGTGCGAGGAACTGTTCTCCGCCTGCCGGCTGGAGTTCAAGCACCTCGAGCACTTCTATTTCCACAACTGCGTGTACGAGGGCGTGTGGCGGGACAACCACCGCCGCCACAGCGAGCGTTTGCCGCTGCTCGACGTCATCCACAAGTACGGCCCCGACTACAAGCTGATCTTCGTCGGTGACGCGACCATGAGCCCGTACGAAATCCTCCATCCGCACGGCTCGGTCGAGCACATGAATGCGGAGGCCGGGGCCACCTGGCTGCGCCGCCTGCTCGACGCCTACCCGGCGGCGGCATGGCTCAATCCGGAACCCGAGCGCCTGTGGCCGTACCGCAAGTCGATCGAGCTGATCCAGCAGATCGTCGGCGGACGGATGTTCCCGCTCACGCTCGATGGGCTGGCGCGCGCGATGCAGTCGCTTTCACGCAAGCACTAG
- a CDS encoding branched-chain amino acid ABC transporter permease, translated as MNDTNSMFARATPILFGVLFLIGLVAPFAVYPTFLMKILCFGLFACAFNLLLGFAGLLSFGHAAFLGSAGYVCGMLVRDVGVTPELGIIGGTLAAGVLGWVFGVLAIRRTGIYFAMITLALSQMVYFIVLQWKATGGEDGLQGVPRGHLFGVIDLSNNIAMYYLVFAIFCIGFFIIYRTINSPFGQILKAIRENEPRAVSLGYDVAKFKLLAFVLSASLAGMAGATKTLVFQLASLTDVHWHMSGEVVLMTLLGGLGTVLGPLVGAATIVSLQTELADSVGSWVTVIMGVIFVVCVLLFRRGIVGELQALIRRAGIR; from the coding sequence ATGAACGATACGAATTCGATGTTCGCGCGCGCCACCCCGATCCTCTTCGGCGTGCTGTTCCTGATCGGGCTGGTGGCCCCGTTCGCGGTGTATCCCACCTTCCTGATGAAGATCCTGTGCTTCGGGTTGTTCGCCTGCGCGTTCAATCTGCTGCTCGGTTTCGCCGGCCTGCTCTCCTTCGGTCACGCCGCCTTCCTCGGTAGCGCGGGCTACGTCTGCGGCATGCTGGTGCGCGATGTCGGCGTCACGCCCGAGCTCGGCATCATCGGCGGCACGCTCGCTGCCGGCGTGCTCGGCTGGGTGTTCGGCGTGCTGGCGATCCGCCGCACCGGGATCTACTTCGCGATGATCACGCTGGCGCTGTCGCAGATGGTGTATTTCATCGTCCTGCAGTGGAAGGCGACCGGCGGCGAGGACGGCCTGCAGGGCGTGCCGCGCGGCCACCTGTTCGGCGTCATCGACCTGTCGAACAACATCGCGATGTATTACCTCGTGTTCGCGATCTTCTGCATCGGCTTCTTCATCATCTATCGCACGATCAATTCGCCCTTCGGCCAGATCCTCAAGGCGATTCGCGAGAACGAGCCGCGCGCGGTGTCCCTAGGCTACGACGTGGCGAAGTTCAAGCTCCTCGCGTTCGTGCTCTCCGCCTCGCTCGCCGGCATGGCGGGGGCGACCAAGACCCTGGTGTTCCAGCTTGCCTCGCTGACCGACGTGCATTGGCACATGTCGGGCGAGGTGGTGCTGATGACGCTGCTGGGCGGCCTCGGTACCGTGCTCGGGCCGCTGGTCGGCGCGGCGACGATCGTCTCGCTGCAGACGGAGCTGGCCGACAGCGTGGGCTCCTGGGTCACGGTGATCATGGGGGTGATCTTCGTGGTCTGCGTGCTGCTGTTCCGTCGTGGGATCGTCGGCGAGCTACAGGCGCTGATCCGGCGCGCCGGCATTCGCTGA
- a CDS encoding ABC transporter substrate-binding protein gives MQMKKLTTLACAAAFATLSGAASAQISGNTVKIGVLTDMSGTYSDLAGAGAVLATQMAIEDFIAEAKPEFKVEMVSADHQNKADIASNKAREWFEREAVDAATELVTTSTALAVMKVAKEMNRITLMSGPGSTPITNEQCTDLAVHYTYDTYALANGTAKAVTQQGGDTWYFLTADYAFGQALERDSSAVVTANGGKVLGSVRHPFPASDFSSFLLQAQASGAKIIGLANAGADTTNAIKQAAEFGVTPKQSLAGLLMFISDVHSLGLQSTQGMYLTTGFYWDLNDETRAWSKRFFDKHKRMPTMVQAGQYSSVMHYLRAVKAAGTDEAGKVMAQMKSTPINDFFAKNGRIRDDGRMIHDMYLAQVKKPDESKYPWDYYHIRQTIPADEAFLPLAQSKCPLVKK, from the coding sequence ATGCAGATGAAGAAACTCACCACGCTGGCCTGCGCGGCCGCTTTCGCGACGCTGTCGGGCGCGGCGAGCGCGCAGATCTCGGGCAATACCGTCAAGATCGGCGTGCTCACCGACATGTCGGGCACCTACTCCGATCTCGCCGGCGCCGGCGCGGTGCTCGCCACCCAGATGGCGATCGAGGACTTCATCGCCGAGGCCAAACCCGAGTTCAAGGTGGAGATGGTCTCCGCGGACCACCAGAACAAGGCCGACATCGCCTCCAACAAGGCACGCGAGTGGTTCGAGCGCGAGGCCGTGGATGCCGCCACCGAGCTGGTGACGACCTCGACCGCGCTGGCGGTGATGAAGGTCGCCAAGGAGATGAACCGCATCACGCTTATGAGCGGCCCGGGTTCGACGCCGATCACCAACGAGCAATGCACCGATCTTGCGGTGCACTACACCTACGACACCTACGCCCTCGCCAACGGCACCGCCAAGGCCGTGACCCAGCAGGGCGGCGACACCTGGTACTTCCTCACCGCCGACTACGCCTTCGGCCAGGCGCTGGAGCGGGATTCGTCAGCGGTCGTCACCGCCAACGGCGGCAAGGTGCTCGGCTCCGTGCGCCATCCCTTCCCGGCCTCCGACTTCTCGTCCTTCCTGCTCCAGGCCCAGGCCTCGGGCGCCAAGATCATCGGCCTGGCCAACGCCGGCGCCGACACCACCAACGCGATCAAGCAGGCGGCCGAGTTCGGCGTCACGCCCAAGCAGTCGCTCGCCGGCCTGCTGATGTTCATCTCCGACGTGCACTCGCTCGGTCTGCAGAGCACCCAGGGCATGTACCTGACCACCGGCTTCTACTGGGATCTCAACGACGAGACCCGCGCCTGGTCCAAGCGCTTCTTCGACAAGCACAAGCGCATGCCGACCATGGTGCAGGCCGGCCAGTACTCTTCGGTGATGCACTACCTGCGCGCGGTCAAGGCCGCCGGCACCGACGAGGCGGGCAAGGTCATGGCGCAGATGAAGTCCACGCCGATCAACGACTTCTTCGCCAAGAACGGCCGCATACGCGACGACGGCCGCATGATCCACGACATGTACCTCGCCCAGGTCAAGAAGCCGGACGAGTCCAAGTACCCGTGGGACTACTACCACATCCGCCAGACCATCCCGGCGGACGAGGCCTTCCTGCCGCTGGCGCAGTCGAAGTGCCCGCTGGTCAAGAAGTAA
- a CDS encoding ABC transporter ATP-binding protein: MTSAFTPHPEMLRIHDLHAFYGESHILHGIDIKVARGECVTLLGRNGSGRSTTLKSVLGLVGKRTGSIMVNGREVIAEPTHRMARYGIGYVPEERAIFASLSTEENLMLPPQVASGALSVDEIYEMFPNLYERRSSPGSKLSGGEQQMLAMARVLRTGAKLLLLDEITEGLAPVIVKKLGEVIVELKSRGFTIVLVEQNFRFAAPLADRHYVLEHGEIIATISAEELPGKMDWLHQTLGV, encoded by the coding sequence ATGACCAGTGCCTTCACCCCCCATCCGGAGATGCTCCGGATCCACGACCTGCACGCCTTCTACGGCGAGTCGCACATCCTGCACGGCATCGACATCAAGGTCGCGCGCGGCGAGTGCGTGACGCTGCTCGGGCGCAATGGCTCGGGGCGTTCGACCACGCTCAAATCGGTGCTTGGCCTGGTTGGCAAGCGCACCGGCTCGATCATGGTCAATGGTCGCGAGGTCATTGCCGAGCCGACCCACCGCATGGCGCGCTATGGCATCGGCTACGTGCCCGAGGAGCGCGCGATCTTCGCCTCGCTCAGTACCGAGGAGAACCTGATGCTGCCGCCGCAGGTGGCGAGCGGGGCGCTGTCGGTGGACGAGATCTACGAGATGTTCCCCAACCTTTACGAGCGCCGTAGCAGCCCCGGTTCCAAGCTCTCGGGCGGCGAGCAGCAGATGCTGGCGATGGCGCGGGTGCTGCGCACCGGGGCCAAGCTGCTGCTGCTCGACGAGATCACCGAGGGGCTGGCACCGGTCATCGTCAAGAAGCTCGGCGAGGTGATCGTCGAGCTGAAATCGCGCGGCTTCACAATCGTGCTGGTGGAGCAGAACTTCCGCTTCGCCGCGCCGCTCGCCGACCGTCACTACGTGCTCGAGCACGGCGAGATCATCGCCACCATCTCCGCGGAAGAACTCCCGGGGAAGATGGACTGGCTGCACCAGACGCTGGGGGTCTGA
- a CDS encoding HDOD domain-containing protein — MFKALFGWLFGKGATAAATPARAQEDAGFRKLNREAPLRAEAGGGSTEGQPATFLCREAILGRNQRIAGYQFMLQEGTRARIRHSSRRVHHLYAEVLVRSLAGADIGELLGHRLAFIDLPDSFLADPSLAALPARSVVLVPTTLDEPGAPEADALRRTVEGLRQRGFRIGLPDPTVVTEFAHLLPLSDYIVVHAQGLDARRGLKLSNIALEIAADARLLIRDLPSIEEFRFCFKLGATLFQGPFVTSRENWAERELPPNTARIGALIARLRADASNHELADLLKQDAALSLRLLRYINSAANALPQRVSSIEHALTLLGRDKLHRWLILLVCSNGSNSERAGAALETALVRGRMMELLGAERPSAEREALFLVGLLSLVDVILEVPLEKALAPLALSTDIESALRAGSGPFHPLLALAIACERSDGQDLRAAADACGISPGDASACHMRALSWAIQIQD, encoded by the coding sequence ATGTTCAAGGCTCTCTTCGGCTGGCTGTTCGGCAAGGGCGCAACCGCCGCGGCAACGCCGGCCAGGGCGCAGGAGGACGCGGGTTTCCGCAAGCTCAACCGCGAAGCGCCGCTGCGTGCCGAGGCAGGCGGCGGTAGCACCGAGGGCCAGCCCGCAACCTTTCTTTGCCGCGAGGCCATCCTCGGACGCAACCAGCGCATCGCCGGCTACCAGTTCATGCTGCAGGAGGGAACGCGCGCGCGCATCCGCCACAGCTCGCGGCGGGTGCACCACCTGTACGCCGAGGTGCTGGTACGCAGCCTCGCCGGTGCCGACATCGGCGAGCTGCTCGGCCACCGCCTCGCCTTCATCGACCTCCCCGACTCCTTCCTCGCCGACCCCAGCCTGGCCGCGCTCCCGGCGCGCAGCGTGGTGCTCGTGCCGACCACCCTCGACGAGCCCGGCGCCCCGGAGGCGGACGCGCTGCGGCGCACCGTGGAGGGCCTGCGTCAACGGGGCTTCCGGATCGGTCTGCCCGACCCGACGGTGGTGACCGAGTTCGCCCACCTCCTGCCGCTGTCCGACTACATCGTCGTGCATGCCCAGGGGCTGGACGCCCGCCGCGGACTCAAGCTCAGCAACATCGCGCTCGAGATCGCCGCCGATGCGCGCCTGCTGATCCGCGACCTGCCCTCGATCGAGGAATTCCGCTTCTGCTTCAAGCTCGGCGCCACGCTGTTCCAGGGCCCCTTCGTCACCAGCCGGGAGAACTGGGCCGAGCGCGAACTGCCTCCCAACACGGCCCGCATCGGGGCGCTGATCGCGCGCCTGCGTGCCGATGCGAGCAACCACGAGCTCGCCGACCTGCTCAAGCAGGACGCCGCGCTGTCGCTGCGCCTGCTGCGCTACATCAACTCGGCGGCCAACGCCCTGCCCCAGCGCGTGTCCTCGATCGAGCACGCTCTCACCCTGCTCGGCCGCGACAAGCTGCACCGCTGGCTGATCCTGCTCGTGTGCAGCAACGGTTCGAACAGCGAGCGCGCCGGCGCGGCGCTCGAGACCGCGCTGGTGCGCGGGCGCATGATGGAACTGCTGGGAGCCGAGCGCCCGTCCGCCGAACGCGAGGCACTGTTCCTCGTCGGCCTGCTGTCCCTGGTCGACGTGATCCTCGAGGTGCCGCTCGAGAAGGCGCTTGCGCCGCTGGCGCTGAGCACCGACATCGAGTCCGCGCTGCGCGCGGGCAGCGGCCCGTTCCACCCGCTGCTTGCGCTGGCTATTGCCTGCGAGCGCAGCGACGGACAGGACCTGCGCGCCGCCGCCGACGCATGCGGCATCAGTCCGGGCGACGCCTCAGCCTGCCACATGCGGGCACTGTCGTGGGCAATACAGATCCAGGACTAG
- a CDS encoding MarR family transcriptional regulator — protein sequence MAETQQKVKKPAPPPSPLSVLQRFRILIRTAQRHSQWIERQSGVTGAQLWALQELRESNGLRVGELANRMALHQSTTSNMVDRLESAGLVRKERTSADQRVVRLYLTEEGGALLDRAPSPARGVLPEALRLMDDEGLASLQSELDKLLRQIKHLDEGFGMQPLPFTE from the coding sequence ATGGCAGAAACGCAACAGAAAGTGAAGAAACCGGCGCCGCCGCCGAGTCCCTTGTCGGTGCTGCAGCGTTTCCGGATCCTCATCCGGACGGCCCAGCGCCACTCGCAGTGGATCGAACGGCAGAGCGGCGTGACCGGTGCTCAGCTGTGGGCTTTGCAGGAGTTGCGCGAATCGAACGGTCTGCGCGTGGGCGAACTCGCCAACCGCATGGCCCTGCATCAGTCGACCACTTCGAACATGGTCGACCGGCTCGAGAGCGCCGGACTGGTGCGCAAGGAGCGGACCAGCGCGGACCAGCGCGTCGTCAGGCTCTACCTCACCGAGGAAGGCGGCGCCTTGCTCGATCGGGCGCCGTCGCCTGCACGTGGTGTGCTGCCCGAGGCCTTGCGGCTGATGGACGACGAGGGGCTCGCGAGCCTGCAGAGCGAGCTCGACAAGTTGCTCCGCCAGATCAAGCATCTCGACGAAGGCTTCGGCATGCAGCCCCTGCCCTTCACCGAATGA
- a CDS encoding chloride channel protein — protein MSPHPNADETPRQRSRWRLDRLLRGGRRYALPWLSWQRWHVRLLLVGAALLAGLIAIAFAIGAELAISAHAGVVRERPWLSLLIAPAGFAALAWISRRLFPATEGSGIPQAIAASMSDDGRVRRQLLSFRIAVAKVFLTLGGLLSGASIGREGPSVQIGASVMHLLAGRKRRRIASSRDLIVAGSGAGIAAAFNTPLGGIMFAIEEMCRHRAFRANSTTLTAVIFAGLMSLAVLGNYTYFGRTLASVGWPDGIWLVLACGGIGGLLGGGFSRLLIASARGLPGQLGVFALSRPVAFAALCGLATGIIGWASGGLTYGTGYAESKAALEGSAALPTAFMLMKMAVIWLAFVSRIPGGIFAPALAVGAGLGSDIALLLPGEPDPAVLVLGMVAFLAAMTQTPITSFVIVMEMTANHEMLLPLMATAVVAHGVSRSVAPIPLYHALSHAWLRRAEGRLHRAGPPPRPSTPSVVAPEAPAADGATQTGSANAGAPDQRL, from the coding sequence ATGAGCCCGCATCCGAACGCCGATGAAACGCCCCGCCAACGCTCGCGCTGGCGCCTCGACCGCCTCCTGCGCGGCGGACGTCGTTATGCCCTTCCCTGGTTGTCATGGCAGCGCTGGCACGTACGCCTGCTGCTGGTCGGCGCCGCACTGCTGGCCGGCCTGATCGCGATCGCATTCGCGATCGGCGCCGAGCTCGCGATCAGTGCCCACGCCGGGGTGGTCCGCGAGCGCCCCTGGCTCAGCCTGCTCATCGCACCGGCGGGCTTCGCCGCGCTCGCGTGGATCTCGCGACGCCTTTTCCCCGCCACCGAGGGCAGCGGCATCCCGCAGGCGATCGCGGCATCGATGTCGGACGACGGCCGCGTGCGGCGGCAGCTGCTGTCGTTCCGCATCGCCGTTGCCAAGGTCTTCCTCACCCTGGGCGGGCTGCTGTCGGGCGCCTCGATCGGCCGCGAGGGCCCATCCGTGCAGATCGGCGCCTCGGTCATGCACCTGCTGGCCGGGCGCAAGCGGCGGCGTATCGCGTCGAGCCGCGACCTCATCGTTGCCGGCAGCGGCGCAGGCATTGCTGCAGCGTTCAACACCCCGCTGGGCGGGATCATGTTCGCGATCGAGGAGATGTGTCGCCACCGCGCCTTCCGCGCCAACAGCACGACGCTGACCGCAGTGATCTTCGCCGGCCTGATGTCGCTCGCCGTGCTGGGCAACTACACCTACTTCGGCCGCACGCTGGCGAGCGTCGGCTGGCCCGACGGGATCTGGCTGGTGCTCGCCTGCGGGGGCATCGGTGGCCTGCTGGGGGGTGGTTTCTCACGCCTGCTGATCGCATCCGCACGCGGCCTGCCCGGGCAGCTGGGCGTGTTCGCGCTCAGCCGGCCGGTCGCCTTCGCGGCCTTGTGCGGACTGGCGACCGGGATCATCGGCTGGGCCAGCGGCGGGCTGACCTACGGTACCGGCTATGCCGAATCGAAGGCGGCGCTCGAGGGCAGTGCAGCGCTGCCGACGGCCTTCATGCTGATGAAGATGGCCGTGATCTGGCTCGCCTTCGTGTCACGCATCCCGGGCGGCATCTTCGCCCCGGCGCTCGCCGTGGGCGCCGGACTGGGTTCGGACATCGCCCTGCTGCTTCCAGGCGAACCCGACCCGGCCGTGCTGGTTCTGGGGATGGTGGCCTTTCTCGCCGCGATGACGCAGACGCCGATCACCTCCTTCGTGATCGTCATGGAGATGACCGCGAACCACGAGATGCTGCTGCCGTTGATGGCCACCGCGGTGGTCGCCCATGGGGTATCTCGCTCGGTGGCACCGATTCCGCTCTACCACGCGCTCTCCCACGCCTGGCTGCGACGCGCAGAAGGCCGGCTGCACCGCGCCGGCCCCCCGCCACGACCATCGACGCCGTCAGTTGTAGCGCCCGAGGCCCCTGCCGCTGACGGCGCCACGCAAACCGGCTCAGCGAATGCCGGCGCGCCGGATCAGCGCCTGTAG